In Carassius carassius chromosome 5, fCarCar2.1, whole genome shotgun sequence, one genomic interval encodes:
- the LOC132140822 gene encoding mitochondrial outer membrane protein SLC25A46, which produces MTSRRPDSFEGLGYRGREDPSFSGGYSGRSFNNSSSSDLQHWVTTPPDIPGSRNLHFGDRTPQFETAPAPPGAAEEAQSAAPPSEQLNRFAGFGIGLASLFTENVLAHPCIVFRRQCQVNYHARCYHLSPLTAISVMYNVTKTQGPKALWKGMGSTFVVQGVTLGTEGIISECTPLPRELSHKWNPKQVVGHLVLKGLTYVVAMPFYSASLIETVQSEIIRDNPGILDCVKEGIGRVIGMGVPHSKRLLPLWNLVFPTVLHGILHYVISSSVQRLVLYLLRRRNNGSPKHSSPDSQTDAVQSMLDSYFPELMASFAASLVADVLLFPLETVLHRLHIQGTRTIIDNTDLGFEVLPINTQYEGMRDCINAIRHEEGTMGFYKGFGSIVVQYSLHASVLQITKMIYSMLLRNT; this is translated from the exons ATGACTTCTCGTCGGCCGGACAGCTTCGAAGGTTTGGGTTACAGGGGCAGGGAGGATCCGTCATTCAGCGGGGGCTATTCGGGCAGGTCATTCAATAATTCATCTAGCTCTGACCTCCAGCATTGGGTCACCACACCTCCTGATATACCTGGCAGCAGAAACCTGCATTTTGGCGATCGCACGCCCCAATTTGAGACGGCACCTGCCCCACCTGGAGCAGCAGAGGAAGCCCAATCAGCGGCTCCACCGTCCG AACAGCTGAACAGATTTGCTGGGTTTGGGATAGGTCTTGCAAG CCTCTTCACAGAAAATGTCCTGGCACATCCCTGCATTGTGTTTCGACGTCAGTGTCAG GTGAACTACCATGCCAGGTGTTATCACTTGTCCCCACTGACTGCCATCAGCGTTATGTACAATGTCACCAAAACTCAG ggtccaAAGGCTTTATGGAAAGGAATGGGCAGCACTTTTGTGGTACAGGGGGTCACGCTGGGAACAGAGGGCATCATTAGCGAATGCACACCTTTACCAAG GGAGTTATCACACAAGTGGAACCCTAAACAAGTTGTGGGACACTTAGTACTCAAAGG TTTGACATATGTGGTTGCAATGCCGTTTTACTCAGCAAGTCTCATTGAGACCGTACAG AGTGAAATAATCCGAGACAACCCCGGCATCCTGGACTGTGTGAAAGAGGGTATTGGGCGTGTAATAGGAATGGGAGTGCCTCACAGCAAGCGTCTCCTTCCCCTCTGGAACCTGGTGTTCCCCACGGTTCTCCACGGTATCCTCCACTATGTTATCAGTTCCAGCGTGCAGCGGCTGGTTCTTTACCTGCTGCGGCGTCGGAACAATGGCTCACCAAAGCACTCGTCCCCTGACTCACAAACGGACGCGGTCCAGTCTATGCTGGATTCATACTTCCCTGAGCTCATGGCCAGCTTTGCTGCTAGCCTGGTTGCAGATGTGCTGCTGTTTCCTTTGGAAACGGTGTTGCACAGGCTGCATATCCAGGGAACACGCACTATCATCGACAACACTGACCTGGGTTTTGAAGTGTTGCCAATAAACACGCAGTATGAAGGAATGAGGGACTGTATTAATGCTATTCGGCATGAGGAGGGCACCATGGGCTTCTACAAAGGCTTCGGGTCCATCGTGGTGCAATACTCGCTTCACGCCTCAGTTCTGCAGATCACCAAGATGATCTACTCAATGCTGCTGCGAAACACTTAA
- the LOC132140823 gene encoding transmembrane protein 150A-like: MTAWIVLPVSLSAFSITGIWIVYAMAVMNHHVCPVENWSYNLTCTEETAKRGFPKTCCTLQDIPLISKCGCYPPESCLFSLIGNVGAFMVVMVCMLRYAQVIEHSHHCWTNTSALVSGCINALGLVMVGNFQVDHAKTLHYVGAGVAFPAGLLFVCLQCVLTYRIAETALDYWMAHVRVALSAGALVSLVLSGIFFVHESYVLQHAAAICEWVFTVLVLVYYGTFTYEFGTVNSDTMMVALMKRSQHHHPGSAVIMGGIGKGVSMGCGARSLKSPGGSSTSTHLNCTQESIAML; this comes from the exons ATGACTGCCTGGATTGTTCTGCCTGTCAGCCTGTCCGCCTTCTCCATCACAGGGATATGGATTGT TTACGCTATGGCAGTTATGAACCACCATGTCTGTCCTGTTGAGAACTG GTCATACAATTTGACATGTACAGAGGAAACGGCTAAGAGGGGCTTCCCAAAAACCTGCTGTACTCTTCAAGACATCCCCCTCATCAG TAAATGTGGATGTTATCCACCAGAGAGCTGTCTCTTCAGTTTGATTGGCAATGTTGGGGCTTTTATGG TGGTTATGGTGTGCATGCTGCGTTATGCTCAAGTGATTGAACACAGCCATCACTGCTGGACCAACACAAGTGCTTTGGTGTCTGGCTGCATTAATGCCCTGGGTTTGGTCATGGTGGGCAACTTTCAG GTTGATCATGCTAAGACCCTTCATTATGTGGGAGCGGGTGTAGCTTTCCCTGCCGGCTTGCTGTTTGTGTGTCTGCAGTGCGTTCTGACGTACCGTATAGCAGAGACAGCGCTGGACTACTGGATGGCTCATGTGCGTGTGGCTCTCTCAGCTGGAGCTCTGGTTTCACTTGTCCTCA GTGGTATCTTCTTCGTCCATGAAAGTTATGTATTGCAGCATGCCGCAGCCATCTGTGAATGGGTCTTCACTGTCTTGGTCCTGGTGTACTATGGCACCTTTACCTATGAGTTTGGCACTGTCAACAGCGATACCATGATGGTGGCCTTAATGAAGCGCAGTCAACATCACCATCCAGGGTCAGCGGTCATCATGGGGGGTATCGGGAAGGGTGTGTCAATGGGATGTGGTGCCCGCAGTCTCAAGTCCCCTGGAGGCAGCAGCACGTCCACACACCTCAACTGTACACAAGAAAGCATCGCCATGCTTTAG